A section of the Streptomyces sp. CG1 genome encodes:
- a CDS encoding GNAT family N-acetyltransferase, with translation MTDLGPVAWPPAPIRTERLVLRESEARDRAAFIELFASSDVHTYLGGPRPRDELEREVPEIPGRRPGFFVIDLDGAMIGQITLTKATGHLRQAAGKAELGYLFLPQAWGHGYAAEACAAALDWLADALPGEPVVLTTQTANVRSMHLAAKLGFTEVERFEAYGAEQWFGMWSPLTLPD, from the coding sequence ATGACTGATCTTGGACCCGTCGCCTGGCCGCCTGCCCCGATCAGGACCGAGAGGCTCGTGCTCCGTGAGTCCGAGGCCCGGGACCGTGCGGCATTCATCGAGTTGTTCGCCTCATCGGACGTGCACACCTACCTCGGTGGTCCTCGACCGCGTGATGAGCTCGAACGCGAGGTACCTGAGATACCCGGACGGCGGCCTGGCTTCTTCGTAATCGATCTCGACGGAGCGATGATCGGCCAGATCACGCTCACCAAAGCCACGGGGCACCTTCGGCAGGCTGCCGGGAAAGCCGAGCTCGGCTACCTCTTCCTGCCACAGGCATGGGGACACGGATACGCCGCCGAGGCGTGCGCAGCGGCACTCGACTGGCTCGCCGACGCACTGCCCGGCGAACCAGTGGTACTCACCACCCAGACCGCCAACGTCCGCTCGATGCACCTCGCGGCGAAGCTGGGGTTCACCGAGGTAGAGCGGTTTGAGGCGTACGGCGCCGAGCAGTGGTTCGGCATGTGGTCCCCGCTCACGCTGCCCGACTGA
- a CDS encoding cold-shock protein, producing MATGAVKWFNVDKGFGFIRQDDGGPDLFVRFFAIQTPGFKELYENDRVEYDLGRGPKGPHTENVTVGRA from the coding sequence ATGGCCACTGGCGCGGTGAAGTGGTTCAACGTGGACAAGGGCTTCGGTTTCATCAGGCAGGACGATGGCGGGCCGGACCTGTTCGTCCGTTTCTTTGCCATCCAGACGCCTGGTTTCAAGGAGCTGTACGAGAATGACCGTGTCGAGTACGACCTCGGCCGGGGGCCCAAGGGCCCTCATACCGAGAACGTCACGGTCGGCAGGGCCTGA